In Carassius auratus strain Wakin chromosome 36, ASM336829v1, whole genome shotgun sequence, the following are encoded in one genomic region:
- the LOC113055456 gene encoding small vasohibin-binding protein — protein MEPACRKDKQKQQTPTRGDRTKQKSAQQELKQRQRAEIYALNKVMTELEQQQFEAFCKQMQSQAE, from the exons ATGGAGCCAGCATGTCGAAAAGACAAACAGAAGCAGCAAACGCCGACCCGTGGAGACAGAACCAAACAAAAATCAGCCCAGCAGGAGCTGAAGCAAAGACAAAGAGCAGAG ATTTATGCCCTAAACAAAGTCATGACTGAGCTTGAACAGCAGCAGTTTGAAGCCTTCTGCAAGCAGATGCAGTCACAAGCCGAATGA
- the LOC113055457 gene encoding F-box only protein 2-like, with protein MPGNLLKNPNGDEDLEHWELIENGGDQRRTEDMPGDCGHAFNDESVTKYFSTSFESCIKRQMIDVLAEGYDPENVDIAQPAVTVEDWYCSRTDCGCIYMLTVSLLDEDKEVITEFKLDEVTIDPDCDDCSWKKVSHTFTDYGPGLRFISFEHGGQDTKYWQGWFGVRVTGSSVTIDF; from the exons ATGCCTGGAAACCTCTTAAAAAATCCCAATGGAGATG AGGATCTGGAACACTGGGAGCTGATAGAGAATGGAGGCGATCAAAGGCGCACAGAAGACATGCCGGGGGACTGCGGACACGCTTTCAATGACGAATCAGTCACTAAATACTTCAGCACTTCTTTTGA GTCGTgtataaaaagacaaatgattgaCGTGCTGGCAGAGGGTTATGACCCTGAAAATGTAGATATTGCACAGCCAGCGGTCACTGTTGAGGACTG gTACTGCAGCCGAACAGACTGTGGGTGTATTTATATGCTTACTGTGTCTCTGCTTGATGAAGACAAAGAGGTCATCACTGAATTTAAGTTAGATGAAGTGACCATTGACCCTGACTGTGATGACTGCTCTTGGAAAAAG GTGAGCCACACATTCACAGATTATGGTCCGGGCCTCCGCTTCATCTCTTTTGAACATGGCGGTCAAGACACCAAGTATTGGCAGGGCTGGTTTGGAGTGAGAGTGACCGGAAGCTCAGTTACCATAGACTTCTGA